One Synergistaceae bacterium DNA segment encodes these proteins:
- a CDS encoding restriction endonuclease, whose protein sequence is MYKRYNSKDKESIYKYAQELKDKTFKDICDADKYFLTEVVKEVTEEEYRISYENKNRKGGLGEIVEERYFHYKADNISEADFSDAQVELKVTPYKINKNGTISAKERLIISMINYMKIINMDFYNSNAWEKLKNILLVYYLWDPNIEDRLDYMINYIYMLSPEGEDLRIIESDFYKIRQKVIDGKAHELSEGDTLYLGAATKSSNSKNRTPQPNSKILAKPRAFSLKTSYMTYVLRNYITGGSEREDKILKDDTVLEFEEYVLNKINQYKNIKDTDLFKEFFDDENIKSKNRYSRLALEILGVKTKNAEEFEKANIEVKAVRIESDKKIRESMSFPAFKTMELIKQNWEESDINYYFTETKFLFVIYKKKQNNYYLKGAKFWNMPVDDIEGSLREEWQRAVNIFREGVKFTIKRPDYPIRNNLPKKSNTKILHVRPHARKGAHVINGIKYGNGEIERDTDLLPDGNRMTKQCFWLNNDYILKQIKDKLK, encoded by the coding sequence TAAGACATTTAAAGATATTTGTGATGCAGATAAATATTTTTTGACAGAGGTGGTAAAGGAAGTTACAGAGGAAGAGTATAGGATATCTTATGAAAACAAAAATCGTAAAGGTGGATTAGGTGAAATTGTAGAAGAAAGATACTTTCACTACAAAGCAGATAACATATCTGAGGCTGATTTTTCAGATGCTCAGGTGGAATTAAAAGTCACACCATATAAAATAAATAAAAATGGTACTATATCTGCTAAGGAAAGATTAATAATATCTATGATAAATTATATGAAAATTATAAATATGGATTTCTACAACAGCAATGCTTGGGAAAAATTAAAAAACATATTGCTGGTGTATTATTTATGGGACCCAAATATAGAAGATAGACTTGATTATATGATTAATTATATATATATGCTCAGCCCAGAAGGAGAAGATTTAAGAATTATAGAAAGTGATTTTTATAAAATTAGACAAAAGGTTATAGATGGAAAAGCTCATGAGTTGTCAGAAGGAGATACCTTATATTTAGGAGCAGCTACAAAATCTTCTAATTCTAAAAATAGAACTCCTCAACCTAATTCTAAAATATTAGCAAAACCTAGAGCATTTTCTTTAAAAACTTCCTATATGACATACGTGTTGAGGAATTACATAACTGGAGGTAGTGAAAGAGAAGATAAAATCTTAAAAGATGATACAGTATTAGAGTTTGAAGAATATGTTTTAAATAAAATCAATCAATATAAAAACATCAAAGATACAGATTTATTTAAAGAGTTCTTTGATGATGAAAATATAAAGAGTAAGAATAGATACAGTCGTTTAGCATTGGAGATACTAGGAGTAAAGACAAAGAATGCTGAAGAATTTGAGAAAGCTAACATAGAAGTTAAGGCAGTACGTATAGAGTCTGATAAGAAGATAAGGGAGTCGATGTCATTTCCGGCTTTTAAGACTATGGAACTAATAAAACAAAATTGGGAAGAATCAGATATTAATTATTACTTTACCGAAACAAAATTTTTATTTGTAATTTACAAAAAGAAACAAAATAATTATTATTTAAAAGGTGCAAAGTTTTGGAATATGCCTGTAGATGATATTGAAGGAAGTTTGCGTGAAGAGTGGCAGAGGGCAGTAAATATATTTAGAGAAGGTGTTAAATTTACAATAAAAAGGCCAGATTATCCAATAAGAAATAATTTGCCTAAGAAATCCAATACGAAAATATTACATGTTAGACCTCATGCACGGAAGGGAGCTCATGTAATTAATGGTATAAAATATGGAAATGGTGAGATAGAAAGAGATACAGATTTATTGCCAGATGGAAATAGAATGACAAAACAGTGCTTTTGGTTAAATAATGATTATATATTGAAACAAATTAAAGATAAACTAAAATAA